In Mixophyes fleayi isolate aMixFle1 chromosome 4, aMixFle1.hap1, whole genome shotgun sequence, the following proteins share a genomic window:
- the LOC142152922 gene encoding protein NDNF-like → MMEKLVLVLVISIYTSSQSSAGHVRKTFFPLDSNHITDVRRPLPVGQRVDGFLYVDKPVRYYFAVSRSQSTVTVRVTPCESPILWTLSVLPAYDYSEQLGSRQRYQHKGPQKQFSYKGNGEESFSSTVTSDCIYFLDFTSLESDTNVEVFVWNHGYEPPPWPQLPTDPRVDILSVEENKVELSWKPSLGPAGAELEYCVFVNRKHNFKTLCATELNAKKEPEDHHTILDAQNILNINTEKSSNKVDSYPKTYKSLKVPDVVGDANTNLWSFKPLAGSQKVCVGTLVNATIYGLKPRSLYYFDVFAVSPRNGTSVAYTGTFAETKPKHKSHIVKVPNDEMVNIFLKSKGLKIMRIDPSTHGFKWLFVHSCLHKVHIQIMVNGQIEVSQNLQGAHNFKLVGNSKHDFVISLKSSKGGLGLVKLFTTTAHNHLPFSNLPPHINMSVSMKSCSSATVTWTGSGQGAKYCIYVRHLEQNLDLRLIHKHQNSCLSTSARSRAEKVVCRHGGSQPLIEERITDLKRGKAYLIDLYLIGLHNNTIKFPSHVLKTQDLCT, encoded by the exons ATGATGGAGAAGCTGGTTCTGGTGCTGGTTATCTCTATCTACACATCATCCCAGAGCAGTGCGGGTCATGTGCGTAAGACTTTCTTCCCGCTAGACTCTAATCACATTACAGACGTCAGGAGACCGCTCCCTGTTGGACAAAGAGTGGATGGATTTTTATATGTGGATAAGCCGGTCAG ATATTACTTTGCTGTGAGCAGAAGTCAGAGTACAGTGACTGTCAGAGTGACTCCTTGTGAATCTCCCATTCTCTGGACACTTTCCGTTCTCCCCGCTTATG ATTATTCTGAGCAGCTGGGGTCTCGGCAGCGGTATCAGCACAAGGGTCCTCAGAAACAATTTTCCTACAAGGGCAATGGAGAGGAATCATTCTCCTCTACAGTGACGTCAGATTGCATCTATTTTCTTGATTTCACCTCTCTTGAGTCAGACACCAATGTAGAGGTCTTTGTCTGGAACCATGGGTATGAACCTCCTCCGTGGCCTCAACTGCCTACAGACCCACGGGTAGATATCCTTTCTGTGGAGGAGAACAAAGTTGAACTGTCTTGGAAACCCAGCTTGGGACCCGCTGGCGCTGAGCTTGAGTACTGTGTGTTTGTTAATAGGAAACATAACTTTAAGACACTATGTGCCACTGAGCTAAACGCAAAGAAAGAACCTGAAGAtcaccataccattctagatgcccaaaatattctaaatataaatacagaaaagTCCAGCAACAAGGTTGACTCATACCCAAAAACCTATAAGAGTTTGAAGGTCCCAGATGTTGTGGGGGATGCAAATACCAACCTTTGGTCTTTTAAACCCTTGGCAGGAAGTCAGAAAGTGTGTGTTGGAACTTTGGTCAATGCTACCATCTATGGTCTAAAGCCTAGAAGTCTTTACTATTTTGATGTGTTTGCGGTGAGCCCTAGGAATGGTACTAGTGTGGCTTATACCGGAACCTTTGCCGAGACCAAACCAAAGCACAAATCGCACATTGTAAAGGTACCCAATGACGAAATGGTGAACATTTTTCTGAAAAGTAAAGGTCTAAAAATAATGCGTATTGACCCATCAACCCATGGATTCAAATGGCTTTTCGTCCATTCCTGCCTCCATAAAGTCCATATTCAGATCATGGTAAATGGACAAATTGAAGTTTCTCAAAATCTTCAAGGGGCTCACAATTTTAAACTTGTTGGAAATTCAAAACACGACTTTGTCATCAGCTTAAAATCAAGTAAGGGAGGTCTAGGCTTAGTGAAGCTCTTCACTACCACTGCACACAACCACTTGCCATTTTCCAACCTACCCCCCCACATTAACATGTCCGTTTCGATGAAATCATGTTCCTCTGCAACGGTGACCTGGACCGGAAGTGGACAGGGGGCCAAGTATTGTATCTATGTCAGGCACCTAGAGCAGAATTTGGACCTGAGGTTGATACACAAACACCAGAATAGCTGCCTTAGCACCAGTGCCAGATCACGGGCTGAGAAGGTGGTATGCAGACACGGAGGAAGTCAACCCCTTATAGAAGAACGTATAACAGATTTAAAACGTGGAAAAGCCTACCTCATTGACTTGTACTTAATAGGCCTCCATAACAACACAATAAAGTTTCCAAGTCACGTCTTAAAGACTCAAGACTTGTGCACTTGA